Proteins encoded in a region of the Rutidosis leptorrhynchoides isolate AG116_Rl617_1_P2 chromosome 9, CSIRO_AGI_Rlap_v1, whole genome shotgun sequence genome:
- the LOC139867456 gene encoding protein CDI-like — MSFESEQTNNDNQINNIFIGYDPKEHVAYEVCRYSLLKHSSIPLQITPINQSILRQQNHYWRERNNLESTEFSFTRFLTPFLADYKGWAMFVDCDFLYLDDIKKLFDLVDDKYAVMCVQHDYTPKETIKMDGVVQTVYPRKNWSSMVLYNCGHVKNKILTPEVVNRESGAFLHRFSWLEDDEIGSVPFVWNFLVGHNRVVDGDSGTYPKAIHYTLGGPWFEAWKDCEFGDLWLKELEECEKAKEQEKLVE, encoded by the coding sequence ATGTCGTTCGAATCAGAACAAACCAACAACGATAATCAAATCAACAACATCTTCATAGGATACGATCCAAAAGAACACGTGGCATACGAAGTATGCCGCTACTCACTCCTCAAACATTCATCAATCCCATTACAAATAACCCCAATCAACCAATCAATACTCCGTCAACAAAATCACTACTGGCGCGAACGTAATAACCTCGAAAGCACTGAATTTTCATTCACTCGATTCTTAACACCATTTTTAGCCGATTACAAAGGTTGGGCAATGTTTGTAGACTGTGATTTTTTATATCTTGATGATATAAAAAAGCTTTTTGATTTGGTTGATGATAAGTATGCAGTTATGTGTGTTCAACATGATTATACACCAAAagaaacaattaaaatggacggtgTGGTACAAACTGTTTACCCTAGGAAGAACTGGTCTTCAATGGTGTTGTATAATTGTGGGCATGTTAAGAATAAGATTTTGACACCTGAAGTTGTGAATAGGGAATCGGGTGCTTTTTTGCACCGGTTTTCGTGGTTGGAAGATGATGAAATCGGGTCGGTTCCTTTTGTTTGGAATTTTCTTGTGGGGCATAATCGGGTTGTGGATGGTGATTCGGGTACGTACCCGAAAGCTATTCATTATACTTTAGGTGGGCCATGGTTTGAAGCTTGGAAAGATTGTGAGTTTGGTGATTTGTGGTTGAAGGAATTGGAAGAATGTGAGAAGGCTAAGGAACAAGAGAAATTAGTTGAGTAA
- the LOC139867808 gene encoding cyclin-A2-4 encodes MKNGTTFGETNFRVTRARAANIQLSVSSDPPKEQGLSRVLRKNPKRPVQDENNNNINATSISQNKRRAVLQDITNICCENSLKNCILIPKKNSMLTKKNPVNISKMKAQQVSAHSQSTTVECAMKFDQIKSLKKVRGTPEMKNNVNISKLQRSSRKGKIDVHEKPTLSIKPDFTDIDSDQKDPLMCGLYASEIYSNLRVAELMHRPQFNFMETVQRDVTPSMRGVLVDWLVEVSVEYKLDPETLYLTIHLIDLFLSQNYIERQRLQLLGITCMLIASKYEEQCAPSIEDFCIITDNTYTKSEVVQMESQVLNNLKFPLSAPTTIAFLRRFLRAAQASLEIRSVELEHLANYLAELTLIDYNFLVFLPSTIAASAVFLAKWMLDQSRHPWNDTLEHYTNYQQLDLKNAVLALQNLHSSDGSSPLTVIRSKYKQDKFKCVASLPSRELPERLF; translated from the exons ATGAAGAACGGTACTACTTTTGGAGAGACTAATTTTCGAGTAACACGAGCTCGAGCTGCTAATATTCAGTTATCAGTGAGTTCAGACCCACCAAAGGAACAAGGGCTGTCTCGAGTGTTGCGTAAAAACCCTAAAAGACCAGTTCAAGATGAGAATAACAACAACATTAATGCAACGAGTATTTCTCAAAATAAGAGACGAGCGGTCCTTCAAGATATCACAAACATTTGCTGTGAAAATTCTCTTAAAAACTGCATACTGATACCG AAAAAGAATAGCATGTTGACTAAAAAGAATCCAGTCAATATTTCAAAGATGAAAGCTCAACAAGTTTCTGCACATTCTCAATCTACAACCGTTGAGTGCGCGATGAAGTTTGACCAAATCAAAAGTCTCAAGAAAGTTCGAGGTACGCCTGAAATGAAAAACAATGTAAACATCTCCAAGTTGCAAAGATCTTCAAGAAAAG GGAAAATTGATGTTCATGAGAAGCCTACGTTATCTATCAAACCGGATTTTACTGATATTGATTCTGATCAAAAAGATCCTCTAATGTGTGGCCTTTATGCAAGTGAGATATATAGCAATTTACGCGTTGCAGAG CTTATGCATCGGCCACAATTTAATTTCATGGAGACTGTTCAGAGAGATGTAACTCCAAGTATGAGAGGAGTTTTAGTTGATTGGCTTGTTGAG GTAAGTGTCGAATATAAATTGGATCCAGAAACACTCTACCTCACGATTCATCTCATTGACTTGTTTTTGTCCCAAAACTATATTGAACGACAACGGCTTCAACTTCTAGGCATCACTTGTATGCTAATTGCTTC AAAATATGAAGAACAGTGTGCACCAAGTATTGAGGATTTTTGTATCATCACAGACAATACTTATACTAAATCAGAG GTTGTGCAAATGGAGAGTCAAGTTCTTAACAATTTGAAGTTTCCGCTTTCAGCACCTACAACCATAGCTTTTCTCAG GAGATTTCTAAGAGCAGCACAAGCTTCTCTCGAG ATCCGGAGTGTTGAATTGGAGCATTTGGCGAATTATCTAGCAGAGTTgactttaattgactataacttcttggTATTTTTACCTTCAACTATTGCTGCATCTGCTGTGTTTCTTGCCAAATGGATGCTAGATCAGTCACGCCACCCTTGG AATGATACACTTGAGCACTACACAAATTACCAGCAATTGGATCTGAAAAATGCAGTTCTTGCACTTCAAAATCTACATTCAAGTGATGGTAGTTCACCTTTGACTGTTATACGATCGAAGTACAAGCAAGATAAG TTCAAATGTGTTGCAAGTTTGCCTTCTCGTGAACTACCGGAAAGACTATTTTAG